The DNA segment GGCATGATTCTACAGAACAAAAGGAACAATGTGAAGAAGATTCCGAAAGTTCCGATAAGCATCATGAAGTCGTAAACGGTCGGGATATACATATCCCAGCTGGAGGGAAGGAAGTCTGCGTGTGTGGTCATTACGATCACGTATCTTTCAAACCACATCCCTATATTTACGATGATGGAAATGACAAACATAACCGGGATATTGGTTCTGAGTTTTTTCCACCAAAATACCTGTGGAGAAAACACGTTACAGCTAAACATGATAAAGTATGCCCAACCATAGGGTCCAAAGGCTCTGTTTACAAAAGCAAACCCTTCGTATTCGTTACCGGAATACCAAGCCATGAAAAACTCGGTGGAGTATGCAAGTCCTACGATCAAACCGGTTACCATGATGACCTTGTTCATGTTTTCCAAGTGTTTCATGGTGATGTAATCTTTCAGATTGAAGACTTCTCTCGCGATTACCATCAGAGTCACAACCATCGCAAATCCGGAGAAAATCGCGCCGGCCACAAAGTATGGAGGGAAGATCGTGGTATGCCACCCCGGAAGAATCGAAACCGCGAAGTCGAAGGATACGATCGTGTGCACCGAAAGAACCAGAGGAGTAGAAAGAGCCGCGAGAATCATCGCCACCATTTCTAAATGAGACCACGCCTTGTTGGATCCGACCCATCCGAGGGAAAGAATGTCGTAGATCTTACGTTTCATTTCTCCTTTGGAACGATCTCTTACCGCGGCGATATCCGGAATCAAGCCGATATACCAGAACACAAGAGAGATCGTAAGGTAGGTCGAAACCGCGAACGTATCCCAAATCAGAGGAGAACGGAAGTTAACCCAAAGAGGTCCTCTTTCGTTCGGATACGGAAACAACCAGAATCCCACCCAAGGTCTTCCGATGTGGATGATCAGGTTGGAAGCCGCGGTTAACACGGCGAAGATGGTCATCGCTTCTGCTGCACGGTTGATCCCGGTTCTCCATTCTTGACGGAACAGATAAAGGACGGCTGAAATCAGGGTTCCTGCGTGACCGATCCCGATCCAGAATACGAAGTTTACGATAAAAAATCCCCAAGCTACAGGATTGTTGATCCCGAGGATGTAGAGACCTTCCCACATCAGATATCCGATGATACCTAAATCGATGACTGTAATGGTAAGAACCAGAAGAAAAGCCTTCCACCAAAGAGAAGTGGGGAAAGCTTCGACCGGTCTTAAGATATCCTCTGTAACGTCCCGAACCGACTTACCGCCGGTTACGAGAGGCTGGATATCCAGGGCTTCTTTGACTGCGTTGGACATTGACATAGCTTTTTACGTTACTCCATTAAATTGAGCTTCTGACACGGGTCAGGTATGCAACCTGAGGTCCGACGTTCAGATATTCGAGGACACGATAGGATCTTGGATCCGAAGAAAGTTTGGAAACCTCGGAAGACTTATCATTTGTATTTCCAAAGCTGATCGCGTCTGCCGCACAACTTTGCTGACAAGCCGTTTTGACTTCTCCGTCTTTCAGGACACGACCTTCGTTTTTCGCAGCGATCTTCGCTTCCGCGATTTTGTGAGAACAGAAATTACATTTTTCCATCACCCCGCGACCACGAACCGCAACCTCAGGATTGAGTCCCAGATAACG comes from the Leptospira sp. WS92.C1 genome and includes:
- the nrfD gene encoding NrfD/PsrC family molybdoenzyme membrane anchor subunit, with the protein product MSNAVKEALDIQPLVTGGKSVRDVTEDILRPVEAFPTSLWWKAFLLVLTITVIDLGIIGYLMWEGLYILGINNPVAWGFFIVNFVFWIGIGHAGTLISAVLYLFRQEWRTGINRAAEAMTIFAVLTAASNLIIHIGRPWVGFWLFPYPNERGPLWVNFRSPLIWDTFAVSTYLTISLVFWYIGLIPDIAAVRDRSKGEMKRKIYDILSLGWVGSNKAWSHLEMVAMILAALSTPLVLSVHTIVSFDFAVSILPGWHTTIFPPYFVAGAIFSGFAMVVTLMVIAREVFNLKDYITMKHLENMNKVIMVTGLIVGLAYSTEFFMAWYSGNEYEGFAFVNRAFGPYGWAYFIMFSCNVFSPQVFWWKKLRTNIPVMFVISIIVNIGMWFERYVIVMTTHADFLPSSWDMYIPTVYDFMMLIGTFGIFFTLFLLFCRIMPVIAIAEVKTVMPSKDGGHH